One Gloeocapsa sp. DLM2.Bin57 DNA window includes the following coding sequences:
- a CDS encoding DUF445 family protein encodes MELIEISRLVIPPLAGAIIGYFTNDLAIKMLFRPYKALYLGKKRLPFTPGLIPRNQERLAKRVSDTIMGSLLTPTELQNLARRLLQTERVQGAILWLLQSAIKQVRNDKEQKTAKILAEILRDLFSESLPRVLKALSRREDFLETQINQIFDQILLEFQLTDLQAKQLTEWLLDVVIPPETLRQVLIEFLSDRNIQVIDDGFREKTSGTYWVVANLFGVRNALTRLRSFCLDEKEVANTRLQELLLSLEVRNHLRLWFKTLSLQNLPVATVRQLRTTIRQTVQSYLQDKGSQFIQGFGQSIDWDGVAVIIINRLQASSAVNSSLELISQELALILERYLEEDLEKIVAQAIPILAIDQVIIDRVKSTSAADLELAVQGIVKNELQAIVNLGGILGFIIGLLQSVFFIFS; translated from the coding sequence TTGGAATTAATTGAGATATCAAGATTGGTAATTCCTCCACTTGCAGGAGCGATAATTGGCTATTTTACCAATGATTTAGCCATTAAAATGTTGTTTCGTCCCTACAAGGCTCTTTATTTGGGCAAGAAGAGGTTACCATTTACTCCAGGATTAATCCCTCGTAATCAGGAACGCCTTGCTAAACGCGTGTCTGATACCATTATGGGGTCTTTGTTAACACCAACAGAGCTACAAAACTTAGCACGACGTTTGTTACAAACTGAACGAGTCCAAGGAGCGATTCTCTGGTTACTACAATCAGCAATCAAACAAGTTCGTAACGATAAAGAACAAAAAACAGCCAAAATATTAGCTGAAATTCTACGGGATTTGTTTAGTGAGTCTTTACCACGTGTGTTAAAGGCTTTATCTCGTCGAGAGGATTTTTTAGAAACTCAAATTAATCAAATTTTTGACCAGATTTTATTAGAATTTCAATTAACCGATCTACAAGCCAAACAACTTACAGAATGGTTATTAGACGTGGTCATCCCTCCAGAAACTCTGCGTCAAGTTTTAATCGAATTTTTGAGCGATCGCAATATCCAAGTCATTGATGATGGGTTTAGAGAGAAAACCAGTGGAACTTATTGGGTGGTTGCTAATTTATTTGGTGTACGTAATGCTTTAACTCGTTTGCGTAGTTTTTGTTTAGATGAAAAAGAAGTAGCCAATACTCGTTTACAAGAGTTGTTATTATCTTTAGAAGTACGCAATCATTTGCGATTGTGGTTTAAAACTTTATCTCTACAAAATTTACCCGTAGCTACAGTCAGACAATTACGCACCACCATTAGACAAACTGTACAGAGTTATCTACAAGACAAAGGTTCACAATTTATCCAAGGATTTGGTCAATCCATTGATTGGGATGGTGTCGCGGTAATTATTATCAATCGATTGCAAGCATCTTCTGCGGTTAATAGTTCTTTAGAATTAATTAGTCAAGAATTGGCTTTAATTTTAGAAAGATATCTCGAAGAAGATTTAGAGAAAATAGTAGCTCAAGCTATCCCCATTTTAGCCATAGATCAAGTCATTATCGATCGCGTTAAATCTACTTCGGCTGCTGATTTAGAATTAGCGGTGCAAGGAATAGTTAAAAATGAGTTACAGGCGATCGTTAATTTAGGAGGTATTTTAGGTTTTATAATTGGTTTATTACAGTCTGTCTTTTTTATTTTTAGTTAA
- the dnaK gene encoding molecular chaperone DnaK — protein MGKVVGIDLGTTNSCVAVMEGGKPTVIANAEGFRTTPSVVAYAKNDDLLVGQIAKRQAVMNPGNTFYSVKRFIGRKYDEVTNEATEVSYKVLRDNNGNVKIDCPAKSRQFAPEEISAQVLRKLVEDASKYLGETVTQAVITVPAYFNDSQRQATKDAGKIAGIEVLRIINEPTAASLAYGLDKKSNETILVFDLGGGTFDVSILEVGDGVFEVLATSGDTHLGGDDFDKKIVDYLANDFKAKEGIDLRKDKQALQRLTEAAEKAKIELSSVTQSEINLPFITATPEGPKHVDLSLTRAKFEELCADLIDRCRLPVENAIRDAKIDLNQIDEVVLVGGSTRIPAIQELVKRILKKDPNQTVNPDEVVAVGAAVQAGVLSGEVKDILLLDVTPLSLGVETYGGVMTPIITRNTTIPTKKSEVFSTAADGQTNVEIKVLQGERSMAQDNKSLGTFRLDGIPPAPRGIPQIEVTFDIDANGILNVTAKDKGTGKEQSISITGASTLPNEEVDRMVREAEANASADKERREKIERKNQAEASVYQAEKQLEELGDKVPANDKSKAESLISDLKDALAKDDDQRIATLMPELQQTLYTIGSNIYQQAGDANPGAYTDSTSDSAGGATGGDDVIDAEFSETKE, from the coding sequence ATGGGAAAAGTTGTAGGTATAGATTTAGGAACAACCAACTCTTGTGTAGCGGTAATGGAGGGAGGTAAACCCACCGTTATTGCTAACGCTGAAGGTTTTCGTACCACCCCTTCAGTAGTAGCTTACGCTAAAAACGACGACTTACTAGTAGGTCAAATCGCCAAGCGTCAAGCAGTAATGAACCCTGGGAATACCTTTTATTCAGTTAAACGCTTTATTGGACGTAAATACGACGAAGTAACCAACGAAGCCACCGAAGTATCATATAAAGTATTACGAGATAATAATGGTAATGTTAAAATAGATTGTCCAGCTAAAAGCAGACAATTTGCACCAGAAGAAATCTCAGCACAAGTTTTACGTAAACTCGTAGAAGACGCTAGTAAATACCTCGGTGAAACCGTTACCCAAGCAGTAATTACCGTTCCCGCTTATTTCAACGACTCTCAACGTCAAGCAACCAAAGACGCAGGTAAAATCGCAGGTATCGAAGTACTCAGAATCATCAACGAACCCACCGCAGCTTCTCTAGCTTATGGCTTAGACAAAAAAAGTAACGAAACTATCCTAGTCTTTGACCTAGGGGGTGGTACTTTTGACGTATCTATCTTGGAAGTAGGTGATGGAGTATTCGAGGTGTTAGCTACCTCTGGAGATACTCACTTAGGTGGAGATGACTTCGATAAAAAAATCGTTGACTATCTCGCTAACGACTTCAAAGCTAAAGAAGGTATCGACTTACGTAAAGACAAACAAGCTTTACAACGTCTCACCGAAGCAGCCGAAAAAGCTAAAATCGAACTTTCTAGCGTTACTCAATCAGAAATTAACCTCCCCTTCATTACCGCAACTCCTGAAGGTCCAAAACACGTAGATTTAAGCTTAACTCGGGCTAAATTTGAGGAACTTTGCGCAGATTTAATCGATCGCTGTCGTTTACCCGTAGAAAACGCTATTCGTGACGCCAAAATCGATCTCAACCAAATCGATGAAGTCGTCTTAGTAGGTGGATCTACTCGTATTCCCGCGATTCAAGAACTAGTCAAACGTATCCTCAAAAAAGACCCCAATCAAACCGTTAACCCTGATGAAGTAGTTGCAGTAGGTGCAGCAGTACAAGCCGGAGTACTCTCAGGAGAAGTTAAAGATATTCTTCTGCTCGACGTTACCCCCCTATCTCTAGGTGTAGAAACCTACGGTGGTGTCATGACTCCAATTATTACTCGCAACACTACCATTCCTACTAAAAAATCGGAAGTCTTCTCTACCGCAGCTGACGGTCAAACCAACGTAGAAATTAAAGTACTACAAGGTGAGCGCTCTATGGCTCAAGACAACAAGAGTCTAGGAACTTTCCGTCTCGATGGTATTCCTCCTGCACCTCGTGGTATCCCCCAAATTGAGGTAACTTTTGATATCGATGCTAATGGTATTCTTAACGTTACTGCTAAAGACAAGGGAACAGGTAAAGAACAATCTATCAGCATCACCGGTGCTTCTACCCTACCTAATGAAGAAGTAGATCGCATGGTCAGAGAAGCTGAAGCTAATGCAAGTGCTGATAAAGAACGTCGCGAGAAAATCGAACGCAAAAACCAAGCCGAAGCTAGCGTTTATCAAGCCGAAAAACAACTAGAAGAACTCGGTGATAAAGTACCCGCTAACGATAAGAGTAAAGCTGAATCCTTGATTAGCGATCTCAAAGATGCTCTCGCTAAAGATGATGATCAACGTATCGCAACTTTAATGCCTGAATTACAGCAAACTCTCTACACTATTGGTAGTAATATCTATCAACAAGCAGGAGATGCTAACCCTGGCGCATATACTGACAGTACTAGCGATTCTGCAGGTGGCGCTACAGGTGGAGATGATGTCATCGATGCTGAGTTCTCTGAAACTAAAGAGTAA
- a CDS encoding methionine gamma-lyase family protein, producing the protein MNNKKLLREAETKLSSIFTEIDAQVKENLKKVLKAFKEHRVGVHHFSSVSGYGHNDLGRETLDHLFAQIMGTQAALVRVQLVSGTHAIACALYGLLRPGDELVAVMGAPYDTLEEVIGKRGTKQGSLQEFGIKYREIELTSQGSIDWQALSQGIKPETKVALIQRSCGYSWRESLSIAQIAQIVSLIKQQNPETICFVDNCYGEFIELQEPTEVGADLIAGSLIKNPGGTIVTAGGYLAGKAELVEAAACRLTAPGIGSHGGATFDQNRLLFQGLFLAPQMVGEAIKGTHLIAYVFSELGYPVNPLPLVKRQDIIQAIKFGSAAKLIAFCRAIQNNSPIGSYLEPIPASMPGYESELVMAGGTFIDGSTSELSADGPLREPYIAFCQGGTHWTHIAIALEAVLEILPH; encoded by the coding sequence ATGAATAACAAGAAATTACTAAGAGAAGCAGAAACAAAGCTATCATCAATCTTTACTGAAATCGACGCTCAGGTCAAGGAAAATCTCAAAAAAGTTTTAAAAGCATTTAAAGAACATAGAGTAGGAGTACACCATTTTAGCAGCGTCAGCGGTTATGGACATAACGATTTAGGCAGAGAAACCCTAGATCACTTATTCGCCCAAATCATGGGAACTCAAGCAGCATTAGTGAGAGTACAATTAGTATCAGGAACTCATGCGATCGCCTGTGCCTTATACGGTTTACTACGTCCTGGAGACGAACTAGTAGCAGTAATGGGTGCGCCCTACGACACCCTCGAAGAAGTCATCGGCAAAAGAGGAACAAAACAAGGATCACTGCAAGAGTTTGGCATTAAATACCGAGAAATAGAATTAACATCCCAAGGAAGCATCGATTGGCAAGCCTTAAGCCAAGGAATCAAACCAGAGACCAAAGTAGCCCTAATCCAAAGATCCTGTGGCTACAGTTGGCGAGAAAGCCTATCTATTGCGCAAATAGCCCAAATAGTAAGCCTAATCAAACAACAAAACCCCGAAACCATTTGTTTTGTAGATAACTGTTATGGCGAATTTATAGAATTACAAGAACCCACAGAAGTAGGAGCAGATCTCATCGCAGGTTCACTGATTAAAAACCCAGGAGGAACAATAGTTACAGCAGGAGGATACTTAGCAGGAAAAGCAGAACTAGTAGAAGCCGCAGCCTGTAGATTAACCGCCCCAGGAATCGGTAGTCACGGAGGAGCAACCTTTGACCAAAATCGTTTACTATTCCAAGGCTTATTTCTCGCCCCCCAAATGGTAGGAGAAGCCATCAAAGGAACTCATCTCATCGCCTACGTCTTCTCAGAATTAGGTTACCCCGTCAATCCCCTTCCCCTAGTCAAGCGTCAAGATATCATCCAAGCTATTAAATTCGGTTCAGCAGCCAAATTAATCGCCTTTTGTCGAGCTATACAGAATAATTCTCCCATAGGGTCATATTTAGAACCCATACCAGCCTCTATGCCAGGTTATGAAAGTGAATTAGTCATGGCGGGTGGAACATTTATCGATGGGAGTACCTCTGAATTATCAGCAGACGGACCATTAAGAGAACCCTATATAGCCTTTTGTCAAGGTGGAACTCATTGGACTCATATAGCGATCGCCCTAGAAGCAGTCTTAGAAATCCTACCGCACTAA
- a CDS encoding acyl-CoA desaturase, with translation MTISSSQQKSLDWPVIGYMFSIHAIALLGFLPQFFRLDAVVLLVFMHWVTGGLGVTLGFHRLVAHRSFTTPKIVEYFLVFCGTLACQGGPIQWVGLHRLHHKHSDTPLDPHDSHQGFWWSHFGWMIHEIPADQDVPRCTQDISSDRFYQFCQKYFIPIQVVLGLIFYALGGWSWVIWGIFVRLVLVFHCTWFVNSATHKFGYRSHESGDDSRNCWWVALLTYGEGWHNNHHAFQYSARHGLQWWEVDLTWLTIRLLALFGLANNIKLPVRE, from the coding sequence ATGACTATTAGTTCATCTCAACAAAAATCATTAGATTGGCCCGTGATTGGGTATATGTTCAGTATCCACGCGATCGCTCTTTTGGGTTTTTTACCACAGTTTTTTCGCCTCGATGCTGTAGTATTATTGGTGTTTATGCACTGGGTCACAGGAGGATTGGGGGTTACTCTGGGTTTCCATCGTTTGGTTGCTCATCGTAGTTTTACTACCCCGAAAATAGTAGAGTACTTTTTGGTTTTTTGCGGGACTTTAGCTTGTCAGGGAGGACCAATCCAATGGGTGGGTTTACATCGGTTACATCATAAACACTCTGATACTCCTTTAGATCCTCATGATTCTCATCAGGGTTTCTGGTGGAGTCATTTCGGCTGGATGATTCACGAAATACCTGCAGATCAAGATGTACCTCGTTGTACTCAAGATATCAGTAGCGATCGCTTTTATCAATTTTGTCAAAAATATTTTATCCCTATTCAAGTTGTCCTCGGTTTAATATTTTACGCTCTAGGGGGATGGTCTTGGGTAATTTGGGGAATTTTTGTACGGTTAGTACTAGTCTTTCACTGTACCTGGTTTGTTAATAGTGCTACTCATAAGTTTGGCTATCGTAGTCATGAGTCGGGAGACGATTCTCGTAACTGTTGGTGGGTAGCTTTACTCACCTATGGGGAAGGTTGGCATAATAATCATCATGCTTTCCAATACTCAGCCCGTCATGGTTTACAGTGGTGGGAAGTTGACCTAACTTGGCTCACTATTCGGTTATTAGCACTTTTTGGTTTAGCAAATAATATTAAACTACCAGTTAGGGAATGA
- a CDS encoding acyl-CoA desaturase, with the protein MTTATSNQDRLPLDWGTIIYMALIHGVAMLAFLPKFFSWQAVGLMLLFHWITAALGITLGYHRLVAHRSFETPKILEYFFVLCGTLACQGGPIHWVGLHRIHHKYSDTPLDPHDSNKGFWWSHLGWMFHRIPADKDIARYTKDINSDPFYKFCQNFFIPIQVVLGLVLYYLGGWSFVIWVIFVRLVLVFHCTWFVNSATHKFGYRSHDSGDDSRNCWWVAVLTYGEGWHNNHHAYQYSARHGLKWWEVDLTWMTIQLLAFFRLAKNIKLPELKAAD; encoded by the coding sequence ATGACGACTGCGACATCAAATCAAGACCGTTTGCCTCTAGATTGGGGTACAATTATCTATATGGCTCTAATCCATGGTGTAGCCATGTTAGCTTTTTTGCCAAAATTTTTTAGTTGGCAAGCAGTAGGCTTAATGCTATTATTCCATTGGATTACAGCAGCTTTAGGTATAACCCTAGGCTATCACCGTTTAGTTGCCCATAGAAGTTTTGAAACTCCTAAAATACTCGAGTATTTCTTTGTTTTGTGTGGAACTTTAGCTTGTCAAGGAGGTCCTATTCATTGGGTTGGGTTACATCGTATTCACCATAAATACTCTGATACCCCTTTAGATCCTCATGATTCAAATAAGGGCTTTTGGTGGAGTCATCTAGGTTGGATGTTCCATAGGATACCTGCTGACAAAGACATTGCGCGCTATACCAAAGATATCAATAGCGATCCTTTTTATAAGTTTTGCCAAAACTTCTTTATTCCCATTCAAGTTGTTTTAGGATTAGTTTTATATTATCTGGGTGGTTGGTCATTCGTAATTTGGGTGATTTTTGTCCGCTTAGTATTAGTTTTCCATTGCACCTGGTTTGTTAATAGTGCTACTCATAAATTTGGCTATCGTAGTCATGACTCTGGAGACGATTCTCGTAACTGTTGGTGGGTAGCTGTATTAACCTATGGTGAAGGTTGGCACAATAATCATCACGCTTATCAATACTCAGCCCGTCATGGTTTAAAATGGTGGGAAGTAGATTTAACCTGGATGACTATTCAGTTATTAGCTTTCTTCAGATTAGCTAAAAATATTAAGTTACCAGAGTTAAAAGCTGCTGATTAA
- a CDS encoding LysR family transcriptional regulator, translating into MRIEQLQAFLAIVETGNFGLAAKQCHLTQSTISRQIQALEQDLGLPLFHRSSVAKLTIGGEQLLPHARKICKEWETVQDKFNELRLGKQPELCIAAIHSVCAHHLPPILQKFCLEYPNIQLRVTALGSDRALKVLKDGLVDLAIVMNNPFLTNSVEMAIDVLYREEIVVLMSANHPLSQLLEIPLAELVNYPQVVFKDGYGMQRLIQNCFDRLQKPIKIMMELNTLDAFRGVVRQGNVIALLPKSALIETEKDPSLTIKKIALSGNISPSDLTREVVVVTTSDRLAIPPIAHFYQLVQQFLKKH; encoded by the coding sequence ATGCGCATCGAGCAATTACAAGCTTTTTTAGCGATTGTAGAAACGGGTAATTTTGGTTTAGCAGCAAAACAATGTCATTTAACCCAATCAACCATTAGTCGTCAAATACAAGCCTTAGAGCAAGATTTAGGCTTACCATTATTTCACAGAAGTTCTGTAGCTAAATTAACCATTGGGGGAGAACAATTATTACCCCACGCGCGCAAAATTTGTAAAGAATGGGAAACTGTACAAGACAAGTTTAACGAACTAAGATTGGGAAAACAACCAGAACTTTGTATCGCAGCGATTCACTCTGTTTGTGCTCACCATTTACCCCCTATCTTACAAAAGTTTTGTTTGGAATATCCCAATATACAACTAAGAGTAACAGCATTAGGCAGCGATCGCGCTTTAAAAGTCCTTAAAGATGGTTTAGTGGATTTAGCTATAGTTATGAATAATCCCTTTTTAACTAATAGCGTCGAAATGGCAATAGACGTACTCTATCGAGAAGAAATAGTGGTTTTAATGTCGGCTAATCATCCCTTAAGTCAGTTACTAGAAATTCCCCTAGCTGAATTAGTTAATTATCCTCAAGTAGTTTTTAAAGATGGTTATGGAATGCAGAGATTAATTCAAAATTGCTTTGATCGCTTACAAAAGCCAATTAAAATTATGATGGAATTAAATACCCTTGACGCTTTTCGAGGAGTTGTGAGACAGGGAAATGTTATCGCTTTGTTACCTAAATCTGCTTTGATTGAAACAGAAAAAGATCCTAGTTTAACTATTAAAAAAATTGCTTTATCTGGGAATATTTCCCCTTCAGACTTAACCCGAGAGGTAGTAGTAGTAACTACCAGCGATCGCCTCGCTATTCCCCCCATTGCTCATTTTTATCAACTCGTACAGCAATTTTTAAAAAAACACTAA
- a CDS encoding glycosyltransferase: MVITVIIPVFNEAANLTQTLATLIEGDNLEIIVVDGGSSDDTLAIALSHQVKVIECNQPGRAKQMNAGAAIATGEILLFLHGDTLLPPDYANEIRAIMRDTSIIGGAFSLAISGTKKLLPWVAKIVNWRSRYLSLPYGDQGIFLRKSTFQTMGGFPDLPIMEDFQFILNLRKKGKIAILPSTVITSGRRWQKLGIFPTTLINQLVILGYFAGVKPEKLATFYRQIKYKL; the protein is encoded by the coding sequence ATGGTAATAACCGTTATTATCCCTGTTTTCAATGAAGCAGCTAATCTAACCCAGACTTTAGCTACCCTCATCGAGGGAGACAATTTAGAAATAATTGTAGTTGATGGGGGGAGTAGTGATGATACTCTGGCGATCGCTCTTTCTCATCAAGTCAAAGTAATTGAATGTAATCAACCAGGAAGAGCTAAACAAATGAATGCAGGAGCAGCGATCGCTACTGGAGAGATCTTATTATTTTTACATGGGGATACTCTCTTACCTCCTGACTACGCTAACGAGATTAGAGCAATTATGAGGGATACTAGCATTATTGGGGGTGCTTTTAGTTTAGCTATCTCAGGGACAAAAAAATTATTACCTTGGGTAGCTAAAATAGTTAACTGGCGATCGCGTTATCTCTCTCTTCCCTATGGAGATCAAGGTATTTTTCTGAGGAAATCAACTTTTCAAACCATGGGAGGATTTCCCGATTTACCGATTATGGAAGACTTTCAATTTATCTTAAATTTACGTAAAAAGGGAAAAATTGCCATTCTTCCCTCAACTGTAATTACTTCAGGACGTCGTTGGCAAAAATTAGGCATCTTCCCAACAACCCTTATTAATCAACTAGTTATTCTCGGTTATTTTGCAGGAGTTAAACCCGAAAAATTAGCCACATTTTATCGCCAGATTAAGTATAAATTATAA